The Intrasporangium calvum DSM 43043 sequence AGCAGTTCGCCCGCACCCTGGAGTGGGCCGTGCGAGAGGACCGTGACGTGCCCGGTCTGGACGTGTCGGCTCCGGACGCCGGCGGTCCGGACATCCCGGTGTCGGTCCTCAGGGACCGGCGCGCCCGTCTGGTGGCGCACCTGCGGGCCATGCACGCCGTGCGTGACCCGTGGGGGGTCTCGGTGCACCAGGTGCAGGAGGCCCTGGCCGAGCTGGCCACCCGTCAGCCGTCCCCGACCTCTCGGATCCGGCTCAACGGGCCGACCCTGGCGAGCTTGGGGCGCGAGCGGATCCGTGACCTGGCCGGCCGCCTGCGCGACGCCGCCGGGCTGGGAGCCTGGTCCCAGGACGGGGACGACCCATGGTTCGGAGCCCGCATCCTGACCCCCGACGAAGCCGCCAAGGCGCTCGACATCACGACCCGCTACAGCACGACCGAGCTCGACGAGGCGGCCGCGCGGCTCGGCGCGATCCTCGGGGAGTCCCACGTGCCCGCCGCGGGATCCCTCGCCGACTGGCAGTCAGCCCTGGAGACGATGGCGGCCGTGCGGCACACGCTGGAGGTCTTCCGGCCCGAGGTCTTCGACGTCCCGCTCGACGAGCACATCGCTGCGACCGCGACCCGCGACTGGCGTGCCGAGCGTGGCATCGACATGGGCTGGCTGACCCGCTGGAAGGTGCGGCAGCAGGCCAGACGGCTGCTCCGTCCGGGCCGCCCACCGCAGGACCTGCACGGTGAGCTCGTCTCGGCCCGGGAGCAACGGCGGCAGTGGTTCTCGCTCGTCGGTGGCGGCGGTCGCCCCACCATCTCCCCGCGACTCGGCGAAGCCCTCGAGGTGCACGGCCGGCTCCTCGCGGACCTCCACTGGCTCGAGCAGCGACTGCCGGCGCAGGGGAGCCCCGCCGAAGGTCAGCAGCCGCTCACCGAGCTCTCGCTGGCCGACCTCCGCAGCCGGCTGGCGGCGCTCGCGGCCCGGCCCGACCGCGTCTCCGTCCTCCCGCACGTCACGACGGTCCTCGACGACCTCCGGGCCGCTGGGCTCGGGCCGCTCATCGACGACCTCAACGCCCGGGGGGTCTCTCCGGCCGCCGTGCCCGCCGAGGTCGACCTCGTCTGGTGGGCCTCCCTGGCCCAGGAGATCAGCCTGCGCGACCCGGCCTACGGCGCGCACGACGGTGAGGGGCTGCGTCGCATCGCCGACGAGTACGCCGCCGCCGACCGCGCCCACCTCCGGGCCACCGTGCCCCGGGTTCGCGAGGCGGTGGCCCGCAACATCCGCGAGGTGCTCGCCGACCACCCCGCCCAAGAGGCGCTCGTGCGGGCCGAGGCAGGCCGGGCCCGGCGTCACAAGCCTCTCCGCGAGCTGATGCCCGCGGCGTCCGCCGCGCTGACCGCGATCAAGCCGTGCTGGGCGATGAGCCCGCTCGTCGTGGCCTCCACCCTGCCCCCCGGCCGCTGGTTCGACGTCGTCATCTTCGACGAGGCCTCGCAGGTCCAGCCGGCCCAGGCGATCTCGGCGGTCTCCCGAGGACGGCAGGTCGTCGTCGCCGGCGACGAACGGCAGCTGCCGCCGACGAACTTCTTCACCGTGGTCTCCGACGACGAAGGGTCGTCCGAGCCGGAGGAGGAGGTCCTCACCGAGGGGTTCGAGTCGGTTCTCGACGTGCTCGCCGCAGCCCTGCCCACGCGGAAGCTCACCTGGCACTACCGGAGCCGCGACGAACGCCTCATCGCCTTCGCGAACGCGGCGGTCTATGCCGGTGGCCTCACGACCTTCCCGGGGACGGCGGTCGAGTCGGCGCTCACCTTCGAGCCCGTGGACGGCCAGGCCGTCGTGCAGCCCGGTGCGCAGAGCATCGAGTCCACCACGGCCGAGGTCGAGCGGGTGGTCAGCCTCGTCCTCGACCACGCCCGACGTCGGCCCACCGAGTCCCTCGGGGTGATCGCCCTCGGCATCAAGCACGCCGACCGACTCGAGGAAGCCATCACCGCCGCGCTGCGCGACGCCCCCGACGTCACGGCCTTCTTCGGTCCCGATCGGGACGAGCACTTCTTCGTCAAGAACCTCGAGCGGGTCCAGGGCGACGAGCGGGACGCCATCATCCTCTCGATCGGCTACGGCAAGACCCCCCACGGGCGGGTGCTGCACCGGTTCGGCCCCCTCAACATCGAGGGCGGCGAGCGCCGGCTCAACGTGGCCATCACCCGGGCGCGCACCCGGATGACCGTCGTGTCCGCGCTGCGAGCGTCCGACCTCGACCCGTCGCGGCTCAAGGCCCAGGGGGCGGTCATGTTGCGCGACTTCCTCGCCTACGCCGAGTCGAAGGGAGCCTCCCTGCCCAGCACCGCGGCTCCGGCGCGGGAGCCCGCTCGCGACGCACTGCGGCACGACCTCGCCGTGCGGCTGCGCCGCGAGGGGTTCGTCGTGCACGAGGACTACGGCACGGCCGACCAGCGCATCGACCTCGCGATCGAGGACCCCTACCACCGCGGCCGCGTCCTCGTCGCGGTCGAGACGGACGGACGGCGCTACGCCGCCATGCGCAGCACCCGTGACCGGGACCGGCTGCGTCCCGAGCAGCTGACCCGGCTGGGCTGGGTGCACCTGCGGGTCTGGACCACGGACGTGTTCCGGGACCCCGCCCGCGAGATGTCCCGCATCGTGCGCGTGGCCCGCGACGACCGCCGCCCGCCCGTGAGTCCGGAGGCCACGCAGGCCGAGCCGCAGGGGAGCGCGCACAGCGAGGGCTCCGTTCTGGCGACACCGACCGAGGGCCCCGACGCCGGCCGGAAGGTCCCTGAGGGGTCTGCGGGCGGGCAGAACGGGTCAGCTGCCCAGGCCGAGCACGAGGCGGTCCCGGGTCGTCGTCGGCGGCGACGGGTCTTTCGGAAGGGCACGGCGGAGTCGTCCACCGACGAGCCGGCCGGCGGCGAGTCGTCGGCTGGGGACGTGTCGTCCAGCGACGGGCTGGCGGGCGTCGCGTACGGGCCGACCCGGGACGACACGGACCGTGGCTGGGGCGAGGCTGCGGACGTCACAGCGCGTGACCAGTGGCTCCGGGAGCAACGGCCACCGCACTACGAGTAGCCACCCCGGGGTCGAACACCCGCCCGGTCCGGACCCGTCGGCCTCCGGAATGTCGCGGGCGGATCCGGCGTTCTGGACGGCATGAACGCCACCTCGACGCCCTTCAGCCTGCGCTATGCCTGGGCCCGGGGCCTCTTCGAGCGCGGAGACCATCTCGCAGCGGCCGCGGCCTTCGCCGAGCTGCTGGCCGAGGTCGAGTCCGCCGAGTCCGCCGAGGCTGTCGCGGCCGATGGCGAGCAGCCCGTTCTGCATTCGACGACTGACCTGCGCACCTACCTGGCCCGCGCGTACTTCCATTCGGCGCAGTTCGGGCGCGCCGAGGAGGTCGTGCGCGGGCTCATCGAGGAGTCACCCACCGACGGGTACGCGCACCTGCTGCTCGGCCGGACGCTCCAGCGAGCCGGTCGGCACGCGGAGGCCGCGCGGCCCTTGGCGCTGGCCGAGATCCTCGGGGACTACGAGCGCCCGAAGGCCTACGGCGGCCCGGACGAGTAGCCATCTGCACCCCCAACCACATCGAGAGAGCAGTTCGTGACGGTACGTCGCGAACTGCTCTCTCGATCAGGTGTTGGGCTCCGCGGAGAGTTCACACCGCGGATGGAGATCAGCGAACGCGCAGGGCGTCGCGGATCTCGGTGAGCAGGATGACCTCCTCGGACGGAGCCTCAGGCTCCGGCTCCTCGCCGCGCTTGCGGCGCTCAGCCAGCCTGTTCATCGGAACGACCACCAACAGGTAGACGGCGAACGCCACGATGATGAACCCGATCAGCTGCGTGAGGAACCCGCCCACGGACACCCCGCCGGGGTTCCACTGGGAGAAGTTCGGTGTCCCGCCAACCAGGCCGATGAGATCCATGATGATGACGACGAACGCCTCTACCACCTTCGCGAACGCCGTGCCGATGACGACGGCAACCGCGAGGTCGACGACGTTTCCACGCATGAGGAAGTCCTTGAAGCCCTTGACCATGGGCAGTCCCTTCAGTTCCAAATGCCTCCTGGTGGAGGCCTGTCGACTCGCCAACCTAGCCAGTGCGGGACGGAAACGGACGCAGGCACGTCATCCATTTCCGCAGTTTGTGCAACTTTCATCTCGCTGGCTGTCGATGGAGGCCGTTCTCATGGCTCGGGACGCACCGCCACGGCGAAGCTCTCACCAGCACTGAGCGTGCTCAGGTGGGTGGCGAGCAGTCTGGCCTCCGCGGCTGACACGGCGACCGTGATCCCCGGGTCGGCACCGTCTCCCCAAGGAACCTGAGTCGTCATGGGGCTGGCAGCCGCCTGCTTGCCCTGGCTGTCCGCTCCGGAGCCCGAGGCGTTGCCGGCCGGCCCGCCGAGCACGGCGAGCACCTGCGCGCCGGCGACCACCTGCTCACCGCTTCCCGTCGCATAGAGGTCCACGCGCCCGCCGGCCTCGACGCCCGTCAGCGCGATGTCCATGACCGGCACGGTCATGGCGGCTCGATCATCGGAACGACCGGCGAGCAGACCCGCTCCGGCGAGCCGTTCGCCCGTGAGCATCCCCCGGGCCTCGATCGGTGCCGCCGCCCGGCGGCCCACGACTGCCGCGATGTCGGCTGCGGCCGACTCCGGGCGGTGCTCCACCGGGCGGTTCTCGACGTGCACATCGGAAGCTGAGATGACCGCGCCTGCCGCAATCGCCCGGACGGCCACGACGGTCGGCAGGCCGGCGTCGGTCGCCGCCGGCCGCAGAGCCGACACCCCGAGCGCGACTGCCGAACCGGCCAGACCGGCGGCGCCCCAGCGACGCAGGCGGGCCCGGCGCGCTCGCTGCAGCCGCGAGCCGGGCAGGGCCCGCCGCGTCGAGACTCCAGCCGTCGAGGGTCCAGCCGGTGAGAGTCCAGCCGGTGAGGCTGACGGCGCCGAGGGTCTCGGCGAGCGGGTGCGGCCGTGGTGACGCAGGCCCACCATCAGGGCAGGGGGAAGGGCAGCGTGATCCCGTCGAGGGCGCGACGGCAGACGCAGGTGGCCGTCTCGTCGTCCTCATGGGCCGGCAGCTGTCCGACGGCGTCACGAAGGACGCCCTTGAGACCTTCGACGTTCTGCGCGAAGACCCGCATCACCTCCTCGTGGGTGACCGGGTCGCCACCCTCGACCCCGGCATCGAGGTCGGTGACCAGGGCGATGGTCGTGAAGCACAGGGCCAGCTCTCGCGCGAGGGCTGCCTCGGGCATCGTGGTCATCCCGACGATGTCCCACCCCAGCTGCTGGTGCATGAGGGACTCCGCTCGCGTCGAGAACCGCGGACCGTTGACCACGACGAGGGTGCCGCCCGCCACGACGTCGAGCTGCGAGACGCGAGCCGCATCCACGGCCACCTGCCGTCCGTTCGGGCAGTAGGGATCGGCGAAGCCGACGTGCACGACCTCGCCCTCCGCGTCGTAGACGGTCTGGGGCCGACCCCACGTCCGGTCGACGAGCTGGTCGGGGACGACGAGGGTGCCGGGGCCGTGCTCCGGCCGCAGCGACCCGACTGCGCAGGGCGACAGGATCTGCCGCACCCCGATGGCGCGAAGGGCCCAGAGGTTGGCTCGGTAGTTGACCCGGTGCGGCGCGTGTCGGTGGTCCTTCCCGTGGCGGGTCATGAAGGCGACGGAGCGTCCCTCGACCTCACCGACGACCAGCGGGTCACTCGGGCTGCCGAACGGCGTGCTGACCTCGACCGTCTCGTAGTCATCGAGGAAGTCGTAGAGCCCGGAGCCGCCGATGACTCCGATCTCGGCTGTGATGTCTGACGGTGTGAGCACGGTCTGCGAGGTCATGTCGGCAGCCTAGGACCGCATCGAGTCCGCGTCCGGACTGCCCCGGGAGCTGGGGACAAGGGGAGCGAGGGGGGAGGGGATGTGGATGGACCATCCCGCCCGGCGGGCCGATGTGATCGATCCGAGGTGTGGACCGGTCGATCACATCGTCAGGGGAGGTGGGCCGAGCCAGGGTCAGGATGCTTTACCGGGGCCGGACGACGAGCCACCCGACGACCCGGACGCGCCACCCGAGGACCCGGACGAGCCGCCCGAGGACCCGGACGAGCCGCCCGAGGACCCGGACGAGCCACCAGAGGACCCGGACGAGCCACCAGAGGACCCGGACGAGCCACCCGAGGACCCGGACGAGCCACCCGAGGACCCGGACGTGCCCGACCCCGACGACGAGGAGGCGGCGGAATCGGACCCAGCCGAAGCCCCCGCGGCCGCCTTGTCCTTCGAGTCGCCCTTGGCCCCGGACGCGCCGCCACTCGAGCGGGAGTCGGTCTTGTAGAAGCCGGAGCCCTTGAAGGAGATGCCGACCGGGTGGATCACCTTGCGGAGCCGGCCGTGGGCGCATTCGGGGCAGTCCGTCAGCGGGTCGTCGGTGAAGGACTGACGGATGTCGAAGGAATGGCCGCACTCGGTGCAGGCGTAGGTGTACGTGGGCACGGGATACCTCAGGGCTGGCGGCGGGGATGCCCGCCAAGTCTACGGCCGTGCTCGGTGGCCGTTGTCGCCCAGCCGGCGAGGCGCCCCTGGTGGCTGAGGGCCAGGATCCGCTGCTCGGTCGCCTTGCGAGCGTTCGACGGCGTCACGATGAGCAGCTGGTCGCCGTGGCGGATCGTCGTGTACTGCTCGGGCACGAAGCTCTCACCGGCCCGCACGACGAGGGTCACCATGGCTCCCTTGGGCAGCCGCAGCTCGAAGACGGCCACACCGTGCAGTCTCGACTCCGCACCGACGTTGACCGTGAGGACGTCGGCACCGATCTCGACGAGGGGCGTGCTCTCGAGGGCCACGTCGACGGAGTGGACCTGCTCGGTGAGGCCGAGGCGCTTCGCCACCCAGGGCAGGGGCGGGGCCTGGACGATGGTGAAGACGACGACGAGGACGAAGACGAGGTCGAAGATCCAGCCGGTGTTCGGGGTCCCGGCGACGAGTGGCACGGTGGCCAGCACGACGGGCACGGCACCGCGGAGCCCCGCCCAGGAGAGGAAGGCCATGTCGCGCCACGGCATTCGGAACCAGACGGTCGAGGCGACGACGGACAGGGGCCGCGCGACGAGAAGCAGCACCAGGCCGATGGTGACGGCGTTGCCGAGCTGCGCATCGAGGCGGAACGGGTCGGCGAGCAGGCCCAGCATGACGAAGAGCCCGATCTGCGCGATCCAGCCGAGCGCCGTCGCGAAGCTCTGGAACGAGGCGCGGTTGGGCAGGCCCATGTTCCCGAGGACGAGGGCCGCGAGGTACGTCGCGAGGAAGCCG is a genomic window containing:
- a CDS encoding AAA domain-containing protein, with translation MTDAPRPAASPAESTSGDPRADRVAAAVKTWQRSLVDLGGRNTLLWYRDLPSGTLDLTTAHPGGVSMLLAGRRTRLSDLMREPAALAEARRRARAIRAKAQELKEERGIAAGFLAIGMATWTVARAPRPPAAPVLLWPLELRPTGPAQDDFDIVLGPEVEFNPVLIEYLRSEQAIEVDGEALADLATRGDTFDPYPVYAALQSVCSQVPDLAIAPRLVVGTFSYAKLPMVADLALQGASLADHDVVAALAGDESALAAVRLRVPDAGPEPDPEHEHLVLDADSSQHAAIDAVRAGAHLVIKGPPGTGKSQTIANLIATLAAEGKSTLFVAEKRAAIDAVLGRLDRLGLGDLVLDAYDGMTNRRAAAQQFARTLEWAVREDRDVPGLDVSAPDAGGPDIPVSVLRDRRARLVAHLRAMHAVRDPWGVSVHQVQEALAELATRQPSPTSRIRLNGPTLASLGRERIRDLAGRLRDAAGLGAWSQDGDDPWFGARILTPDEAAKALDITTRYSTTELDEAAARLGAILGESHVPAAGSLADWQSALETMAAVRHTLEVFRPEVFDVPLDEHIAATATRDWRAERGIDMGWLTRWKVRQQARRLLRPGRPPQDLHGELVSAREQRRQWFSLVGGGGRPTISPRLGEALEVHGRLLADLHWLEQRLPAQGSPAEGQQPLTELSLADLRSRLAALAARPDRVSVLPHVTTVLDDLRAAGLGPLIDDLNARGVSPAAVPAEVDLVWWASLAQEISLRDPAYGAHDGEGLRRIADEYAAADRAHLRATVPRVREAVARNIREVLADHPAQEALVRAEAGRARRHKPLRELMPAASAALTAIKPCWAMSPLVVASTLPPGRWFDVVIFDEASQVQPAQAISAVSRGRQVVVAGDERQLPPTNFFTVVSDDEGSSEPEEEVLTEGFESVLDVLAAALPTRKLTWHYRSRDERLIAFANAAVYAGGLTTFPGTAVESALTFEPVDGQAVVQPGAQSIESTTAEVERVVSLVLDHARRRPTESLGVIALGIKHADRLEEAITAALRDAPDVTAFFGPDRDEHFFVKNLERVQGDERDAIILSIGYGKTPHGRVLHRFGPLNIEGGERRLNVAITRARTRMTVVSALRASDLDPSRLKAQGAVMLRDFLAYAESKGASLPSTAAPAREPARDALRHDLAVRLRREGFVVHEDYGTADQRIDLAIEDPYHRGRVLVAVETDGRRYAAMRSTRDRDRLRPEQLTRLGWVHLRVWTTDVFRDPAREMSRIVRVARDDRRPPVSPEATQAEPQGSAHSEGSVLATPTEGPDAGRKVPEGSAGGQNGSAAQAEHEAVPGRRRRRRVFRKGTAESSTDEPAGGESSAGDVSSSDGLAGVAYGPTRDDTDRGWGEAADVTARDQWLREQRPPHYE
- a CDS encoding tetratricopeptide repeat protein; the encoded protein is MNATSTPFSLRYAWARGLFERGDHLAAAAAFAELLAEVESAESAEAVAADGEQPVLHSTTDLRTYLARAYFHSAQFGRAEEVVRGLIEESPTDGYAHLLLGRTLQRAGRHAEAARPLALAEILGDYERPKAYGGPDE
- the mscL gene encoding large conductance mechanosensitive channel protein MscL — protein: MVKGFKDFLMRGNVVDLAVAVVIGTAFAKVVEAFVVIIMDLIGLVGGTPNFSQWNPGGVSVGGFLTQLIGFIIVAFAVYLLVVVPMNRLAERRKRGEEPEPEAPSEEVILLTEIRDALRVR
- a CDS encoding SAF domain-containing protein, with the translated sequence MVGLRHHGRTRSPRPSAPSASPAGLSPAGPSTAGVSTRRALPGSRLQRARRARLRRWGAAGLAGSAVALGVSALRPAATDAGLPTVVAVRAIAAGAVISASDVHVENRPVEHRPESAAADIAAVVGRRAAAPIEARGMLTGERLAGAGLLAGRSDDRAAMTVPVMDIALTGVEAGGRVDLYATGSGEQVVAGAQVLAVLGGPAGNASGSGADSQGKQAAASPMTTQVPWGDGADPGITVAVSAAEARLLATHLSTLSAGESFAVAVRPEP
- a CDS encoding S-methyl-5'-thioadenosine phosphorylase, whose translation is MTSQTVLTPSDITAEIGVIGGSGLYDFLDDYETVEVSTPFGSPSDPLVVGEVEGRSVAFMTRHGKDHRHAPHRVNYRANLWALRAIGVRQILSPCAVGSLRPEHGPGTLVVPDQLVDRTWGRPQTVYDAEGEVVHVGFADPYCPNGRQVAVDAARVSQLDVVAGGTLVVVNGPRFSTRAESLMHQQLGWDIVGMTTMPEAALARELALCFTTIALVTDLDAGVEGGDPVTHEEVMRVFAQNVEGLKGVLRDAVGQLPAHEDDETATCVCRRALDGITLPFPLP
- a CDS encoding potassium/proton antiporter codes for the protein MAALTSVTSGMTLDDLTRVLLIGSLVLLVAVAAVRLSTGSGMPSLLIYLGIGLALGNGGVGIQFSDASTTRVLGYAALVLILAEGGLSTKWSNIRRSVAPAALLSTIGVVVSVLVVAVVAHTFLDLSWTISLLLGAILASTDAAAVFAVLRHVPIPRRLSGMLEAEAGFNDAPVVLLVVALSAQGLPGAEPEPWWMLLAMVLVELAGGAVVGVVVGYVGGAGLRRVAGGSSALFSIGVVTLTVLAYAVGAALHVSGFLATYLAALVLGNMGLPNRASFQSFATALGWIAQIGLFVMLGLLADPFRLDAQLGNAVTIGLVLLLVARPLSVVASTVWFRMPWRDMAFLSWAGLRGAVPVVLATVPLVAGTPNTGWIFDLVFVLVVVFTIVQAPPLPWVAKRLGLTEQVHSVDVALESTPLVEIGADVLTVNVGAESRLHGVAVFELRLPKGAMVTLVVRAGESFVPEQYTTIRHGDQLLIVTPSNARKATEQRILALSHQGRLAGWATTATEHGRRLGGHPRRQP